The genomic window GACTGGGCAGTGATCGCCTGTTATTTCGCGGTCTTGGCGGGGCTGGCGACGTGGGTCATTCGGCAGAGCAAGGAGACGTCGGCCGATTACTTCCTCGCCGGGCATAGCTTGGGGTGGTTCATCGTCGGGGCCTCGATCTTCGCCTCGAACATCGGCAGCGAGCATTTGGTCGGTCTCGCCGGCTCGGGGGCGAGCGACGGCGTCGCGATGGCTCACTACGAACTGCACGCGTGGTGCCTGCTGGTGCTCGCCTGGGTGCTCGTGCCGTTTTACGCCCGGTCGAACGTTTTCACGATGCCGCAGTTCCTCGAGCGGCGGTTCTCCCCCGCTTCGCGGTACGTGCTATCGGTCATTTCGTTGGTGGCCTACGTCGTGACGAAGATTGCCGTGGGGATCTTCGCCGGCGGGGTGGTCTTCTCGGTGCTGCTGCCGGAACTGCGGATCGGATCGCTCGACAGCTTCTGGATCGGTTCAATCCTGGTGCTGGTGTTCACGGGGCTCTACACGACCTTGGGGGGCTTCCGCGCCGTGGCCTACACCGAGGCGCTGCAAACCGTGATCCTCATCGTCGGCTCGGCCATGGTCACGTACTACGGCTTGGAGAAGATCGGCGGGTGGAGCGAACTGCGCGAGACCATCGGCGCCGAGCGCTTCAACCTGTGGAAGCCGCTGACCGCGCTCGGCCCCGACGGCCAGCCGTTGCCGTTCGAGTGGTCGCCCGTCGAGCAGAAGAACGACGCCGGCGAAATCGTCCGCCAGGCGTGGTACTTCAACGGCAACTATCCGTGGCTGGGGATGCTGTTCTGCGCCCCGATCATCGGCCTGTGGTACTGGTGCACCGACCAGTACATCGTCCAGCGGGCCCTGGGCGCCCACAACGAGACCGAGGCCCGCCGCGGCAGCATCTTCGCGGCGTTCTTGAAACTGCTGCCGGTGTTCATCTTCATCGTCCCGGGGATGATCTGCTGGGGGCTCGTGCTCAAGTCCTCCGGCGGCGAAGTCGAGGGGCTCAACTTCAGCGAGATGCTCGTCAAAGACCAGCCGAACAAGATCAAAGAGAGCGGCATGGCCTTTCCGCTGATGGTTCGCGAGGTGCTCCCCGCGGGCATCCGGGGGATCGTCGTCGCGGGGCTCTTGTCGGCGCTCATGAGCTCGCTGGCCGGCGTCTTCAACGCCTGCTCGACCCTCTTCACGATGGACCTGTACAAGCTGTTCAACCCCCACGCCGAGGAAAAGAAGCTCGTCAAGGTCGGCCGCACCGCGACGCTCGTCATGGTGCTGATCGGGCTGGCTTGGATTCCCGTCATCCAGGGGTCGAAGGGGCTGTACGACTACCTGCAAAGCGTGCAGGGGTATCTCGCCCCGCCGATCTTCGTCGTGTTCTTCCTCGGCGTGTTTTGGAAGCGGCTCAACGCCCAGGGCTGCTTGGCGGCGCTGGTCGTCGGGTTCCTGATGGGCTTGTTCCGTCTGGGGGTCGACACCCCCGCGAAGATCTGGAGCGACTACGCCTACGCCGAGGGATCGTTCCTGTGGGTCGTCAACAAGATCTACTTCCAATACTTCAGTCTGCTGATCTTTCTCGTGTGCTCGGCCGTGATGATCGTCGTGAGCTATCTGACCGCCGAGCCCGATTACGGGAAGTTCAGCGGCCTGACCTACGGCGCCGTGAGCGACGAGCAGAAGCGCGTCACCCGCGCAAGCTGGGATGGTCGCGACGTCGCGGCGTCGGTGCTGGTGATCGCCCTGATCGTGGGGGCGTACCTGTACTTCACCGGTTGACGCGTTGCCGCTTGCGGGGGGCACGCATTCGGCGATCAGCCTGCAAGCGGGTCGACGAGTTTGACTCCCGCATGGCGGTAGTCGGCGACGTTGTGCGTGACGACCGTCAGGCCGTGCTGCAAGGCGGTCGCAGCGACAAGGCTGTCCTTGATCGGCATGGCCCGCCCCTTGCGGCGCAGCCGGGCGAGGAGCTGCGCCCAGTGCGCGGCCGTCGCTGCGTCGAAGTCAAGTACGTTCAGTCGCTCGGATCCCGCGGCAAACCACTCAAGCAGCCGCTCGCGCTTCTTGCCGGGCGAGAGCAGGAGAATTCCGTACTGCAACTCGCCCAGCACGACGGGGCTCACGGCCAATTCGGCGTCGTGCCGCCGCAGCCACGCCATGATCGCGGGGGTCGGGGCCGGCTTGGTCGGCTCGCTCAACACGTCGGCGTCGACGAGGTACTTCACAGCGAGTCGGTCGATTCAGCGGGGACCGGCTGGAACCAATCCTTCTCAGGGCAAGCCTCCAGCCAAGCGGCGACCC from Pirellulales bacterium includes these protein-coding regions:
- a CDS encoding sodium:solute symporter; the encoded protein is MMETIDWAVIACYFAVLAGLATWVIRQSKETSADYFLAGHSLGWFIVGASIFASNIGSEHLVGLAGSGASDGVAMAHYELHAWCLLVLAWVLVPFYARSNVFTMPQFLERRFSPASRYVLSVISLVAYVVTKIAVGIFAGGVVFSVLLPELRIGSLDSFWIGSILVLVFTGLYTTLGGFRAVAYTEALQTVILIVGSAMVTYYGLEKIGGWSELRETIGAERFNLWKPLTALGPDGQPLPFEWSPVEQKNDAGEIVRQAWYFNGNYPWLGMLFCAPIIGLWYWCTDQYIVQRALGAHNETEARRGSIFAAFLKLLPVFIFIVPGMICWGLVLKSSGGEVEGLNFSEMLVKDQPNKIKESGMAFPLMVREVLPAGIRGIVVAGLLSALMSSLAGVFNACSTLFTMDLYKLFNPHAEEKKLVKVGRTATLVMVLIGLAWIPVIQGSKGLYDYLQSVQGYLAPPIFVVFFLGVFWKRLNAQGCLAALVVGFLMGLFRLGVDTPAKIWSDYAYAEGSFLWVVNKIYFQYFSLLIFLVCSAVMIVVSYLTAEPDYGKFSGLTYGAVSDEQKRVTRASWDGRDVAASVLVIALIVGAYLYFTG
- a CDS encoding PIN domain-containing protein gives rise to the protein MKYLVDADVLSEPTKPAPTPAIMAWLRRHDAELAVSPVVLGELQYGILLLSPGKKRERLLEWFAAGSERLNVLDFDAATAAHWAQLLARLRRKGRAMPIKDSLVAATALQHGLTVVTHNVADYRHAGVKLVDPLAG